A genomic region of Methanocorpusculum vombati contains the following coding sequences:
- the mvk gene encoding mevalonate kinase, producing MATWSAPGKVFLFGEHAVVYGKPGIAMAIKPRVMVTVRESRYHQKPNSPYIAECFRLMDVKGSVYVRSQLPSSSGLGSSAAVTVATLCAINDEFGLEKNRAEIADLAHQVEMSAQNGRASATDTYVSAFGGMVLVRGNEKRRLLPPQNFSLVIGNTLVSHSTSEMVGKVADLRKHSPDIANPILDSIAAITMRAMYNLDNQKELGSLMNMNHALLDALGVGHPVLSKLVLAARSAGAHGAKTTGAGGGGCMYAICSKSSRNRVAGAIEGCDARAIITTIDTEGARKEKDE from the coding sequence ATGGCAACATGGAGTGCCCCGGGCAAAGTATTCCTCTTCGGCGAACATGCCGTGGTATATGGAAAACCCGGCATTGCAATGGCAATTAAGCCCCGTGTCATGGTCACCGTCCGCGAATCGCGTTACCACCAGAAACCCAACTCCCCCTACATCGCCGAATGCTTCCGGCTGATGGACGTCAAGGGAAGTGTATATGTCAGATCCCAGCTTCCGAGCTCCTCGGGACTTGGATCGTCTGCTGCGGTAACCGTTGCAACACTCTGTGCCATCAACGACGAGTTCGGCCTGGAAAAAAACCGTGCCGAGATCGCCGACCTCGCCCATCAGGTCGAGATGTCCGCCCAGAACGGCCGGGCCAGTGCAACCGACACCTACGTTTCCGCCTTCGGTGGCATGGTACTTGTCCGCGGCAACGAAAAACGCCGCCTTCTGCCGCCGCAGAACTTCTCGCTCGTTATCGGCAACACGCTTGTCTCGCACAGCACCTCTGAAATGGTGGGAAAAGTAGCGGATCTTCGCAAACACTCGCCGGACATCGCAAATCCCATCCTTGACTCCATTGCAGCGATCACCATGCGGGCCATGTACAATCTGGACAACCAGAAGGAACTCGGCAGTCTCATGAACATGAACCATGCACTGCTGGACGCTCTCGGCGTCGGTCATCCGGTTCTCTCCAAACTTGTTCTTGCCGCCCGCTCCGCAGGAGCGCACGGCGCAAAGACCACGGGGGCCGGCGGAGGCGGATGCATGTATGCCATCTGCTCCAAGAGTTCACGCAACCGCGTTGCCGGAGCCATCGAAGGATGCGATGCCCGCGCCATCATCACCACGATTGATACCGAAGGCGCACGGAAGGAAAAAGATGAGTGA
- a CDS encoding isopentenyl phosphate kinase: MSEITVLKLGGSVVTKKSETGVIDTARIRELAAQIAPVAKSVPLVIVHGAGSCGHPEAKQYRIQEGVTQSNAEGIAVTHFAVRRLNEEFVSLLRAEGVDAVCMHPFCTSLAKNGRLVYSGEEQIKALLALGVVPVLHGDVVMDTVRGACIVSGDQIVPAMAKALGATRVGVATDVPGVLAEGRVVPVITRENVGAINLGDSANTDVTGGMRGKVEELLLLADAGIPSHLFHISRVMDFLHDRDHGGTIVQ, encoded by the coding sequence ATGAGTGAAATTACCGTACTCAAACTCGGCGGAAGCGTTGTCACGAAAAAATCCGAAACGGGAGTAATTGACACCGCACGGATTCGTGAACTCGCGGCACAGATTGCACCGGTCGCAAAATCCGTGCCGCTTGTCATCGTACACGGTGCAGGGTCCTGCGGTCATCCGGAGGCAAAGCAGTACCGCATTCAGGAAGGCGTCACACAGTCCAACGCCGAAGGAATCGCCGTCACCCACTTTGCCGTCCGGCGGCTCAACGAAGAGTTCGTCTCACTCCTCCGTGCCGAAGGTGTTGACGCGGTCTGTATGCATCCGTTCTGCACAAGTCTTGCAAAGAATGGCCGCCTTGTCTACTCCGGCGAGGAACAGATCAAAGCACTGCTTGCACTCGGTGTCGTCCCGGTTCTGCACGGCGACGTAGTGATGGACACCGTTCGCGGAGCCTGCATCGTCTCGGGCGATCAGATCGTCCCCGCAATGGCAAAAGCCCTTGGCGCAACCCGGGTCGGTGTTGCAACCGACGTCCCCGGTGTTCTCGCCGAAGGCCGGGTTGTTCCGGTAATCACCCGTGAAAACGTTGGTGCAATCAATCTCGGCGACTCCGCAAACACGGATGTCACCGGAGGAATGCGTGGAAAAGTTGAGGAGCTTCTGCTGCTTGCAGATGCCGGCATCCCGTCGCACCTCTTCCACATCTCCCGTGTCATGGACTTCCTGCATGACCGTGACCACGGCGGAACAATTGTTCAGTAA
- the fni gene encoding type 2 isopentenyl-diphosphate Delta-isomerase, which translates to MTKEKLTSSRKMDHLRICSQTDIETGTALFDDVHLVHCALPECDMDAIDLSVEFLGKRLGSPLFIAAMTGGHPDTAGVNRVLAAAAERYGLGIGVGSQRAALEKPELADSFAIVRETAPHAFVCGNLGAVQLVEHGTEWAERAVEMIDADALCIHLNFLQEAIQPEGDHSAVGCLDAVRQLCKDVKFPVIVKETGNGISREVASRLWDAGVSAIDTGGMGGTSWAKIEGIRANERGAAGDKALRELGDSLLTWGVPTAVSVFEVAGTGTGPVIATGGLRSGLDIAKGIALGATLGGMALPLLSPALCGEEETCRTIDAVHYQLRAAMFLTGSPNVSALQHARTYITGTLREMIGQQPNMRMS; encoded by the coding sequence ATGACAAAAGAGAAACTTACCTCATCACGCAAGATGGACCATCTGCGTATCTGCAGCCAGACCGACATTGAGACAGGAACCGCACTCTTTGACGATGTGCATCTGGTGCACTGTGCCCTTCCGGAATGCGATATGGACGCAATCGATCTCTCGGTTGAGTTTCTCGGAAAACGTCTCGGATCCCCGTTGTTCATCGCGGCAATGACCGGCGGCCACCCGGACACTGCCGGAGTCAACCGTGTTCTGGCCGCGGCGGCAGAACGCTACGGTCTTGGCATTGGGGTTGGATCCCAGCGTGCTGCTCTGGAAAAACCGGAACTGGCGGACTCGTTTGCCATCGTCCGCGAGACCGCACCGCATGCGTTCGTCTGCGGAAACCTCGGTGCTGTCCAGCTGGTGGAGCACGGCACGGAATGGGCGGAACGTGCGGTCGAGATGATCGATGCAGATGCTCTCTGCATTCACTTAAACTTCCTGCAGGAGGCCATCCAGCCGGAAGGTGATCACTCCGCCGTCGGATGTCTGGATGCCGTCCGGCAGCTGTGCAAAGACGTGAAGTTCCCGGTCATCGTCAAAGAGACCGGGAACGGAATATCCCGTGAAGTTGCGTCCCGGCTCTGGGATGCCGGAGTCTCCGCCATTGATACCGGCGGTATGGGCGGAACATCGTGGGCGAAAATAGAAGGAATCCGTGCCAATGAGCGCGGGGCTGCCGGTGATAAAGCACTCCGGGAACTCGGTGATTCTCTCCTAACCTGGGGAGTTCCAACCGCTGTGAGTGTTTTTGAGGTAGCCGGGACCGGAACCGGACCCGTGATCGCAACCGGCGGGCTGCGGTCGGGTCTTGACATCGCAAAAGGAATAGCTCTCGGGGCAACCCTCGGGGGTATGGCGCTTCCCCTGCTTTCTCCTGCTCTGTGCGGCGAAGAGGAAACATGCAGAACCATTGATGCAGTGCATTACCAGCTTCGTGCGGCAATGTTCCTGACGGGTTCTCCCAATGTTTCCGCTCTTCAGCATGCAAGAACGTATATCACAGGAACACTGCGGGAGATGATCGGGCAGCAGCCAAATATGCGAATGTCCTAA
- a CDS encoding RNase J family beta-CASP ribonuclease encodes MVDIEVIAVGGYNEVGRNMTAVRVGKEIVIFDMGLYLDPISGNNNVEMENMHSLDLIQIGAIPDDTVMNSVEGTVKAIVCTHGHLDHIGAVQKLAHRYNCPVIATPYTTELIKQQIESERKFSVTNKTFALKAGGKYTISQHITLEFVRVQHSIIDSVMAVLHTPAGCVVYANDFKLDMTPVIGEAPDLARMRAIGKEGVKVLIVESLNLDDRGYAPSEQVARLRVRDAITRCEDDKNAIIVSTFASQIARIKTITECAREIDRVPILLGRSMERYNGTAEMMKQVAFPQGTSIYGNRKTTDRMLRRVAKEGKEKFLLVVTGHQGEPGSMLSRMAAGDTPFKIEKGDKVMFSANIIPNPVNYAQRAEVDRLLLRQGARIFDGLHVTGHAFYQEHYDLVSMLNPEHIVPSHGPFEMKGGYVTLGREFGYTLNKEIHIMQNGDRLVLPK; translated from the coding sequence ATGGTTGACATAGAAGTCATTGCTGTTGGCGGATACAACGAGGTCGGAAGGAATATGACCGCGGTCCGCGTCGGCAAAGAGATCGTTATCTTTGATATGGGTCTGTATCTTGACCCGATCTCAGGAAACAACAATGTAGAAATGGAGAATATGCACTCGCTGGATCTGATCCAGATCGGTGCAATCCCTGACGATACCGTAATGAACTCGGTCGAGGGCACGGTCAAGGCAATCGTCTGTACGCACGGTCACCTGGATCACATCGGTGCGGTCCAGAAGCTTGCCCACCGCTATAACTGTCCGGTGATCGCAACGCCGTACACCACCGAGCTGATCAAGCAGCAGATTGAGAGTGAACGTAAGTTTTCGGTAACGAACAAGACGTTTGCGCTCAAGGCGGGCGGCAAGTACACCATCTCGCAGCACATAACGCTGGAGTTTGTCCGCGTCCAGCACAGTATCATCGACTCTGTTATGGCGGTGCTTCACACGCCGGCGGGCTGTGTTGTCTATGCAAACGATTTCAAGCTGGACATGACGCCGGTCATCGGCGAGGCTCCGGATCTTGCACGTATGCGTGCGATCGGTAAGGAGGGTGTGAAGGTTCTGATTGTTGAGTCGCTGAATCTGGACGACCGCGGGTATGCGCCAAGCGAGCAGGTTGCCCGTCTGCGGGTGCGGGATGCGATTACCCGCTGCGAGGACGACAAGAATGCGATCATTGTCTCGACGTTTGCCTCGCAGATTGCAAGAATCAAAACCATCACCGAGTGTGCCCGCGAGATTGATCGTGTCCCGATTCTTCTGGGCAGATCAATGGAGCGGTACAACGGAACGGCCGAGATGATGAAGCAGGTTGCCTTCCCGCAGGGGACGAGTATCTACGGCAACCGCAAGACGACCGACCGGATGCTGCGCCGTGTGGCAAAGGAAGGAAAGGAGAAGTTCCTGCTGGTGGTTACCGGTCATCAGGGAGAGCCGGGGTCCATGCTGTCCCGTATGGCTGCCGGTGATACGCCGTTTAAGATCGAGAAAGGCGATAAGGTGATGTTTTCGGCAAACATTATTCCAAACCCGGTGAACTATGCCCAGCGTGCGGAGGTTGACAGACTTCTGCTGCGGCAGGGTGCAAGAATCTTTGACGGTCTTCATGTTACGGGTCACGCGTTTTATCAGGAGCATTATGATCTGGTTTCCATGCTGAATCCGGAACACATTGTTCCGTCGCACGGTCCGTTTGAGATGAAGGGCGGCTATGTGACGCTCGGCCGTGAGTTCGGTTACACGCTGAACAAAGAGATTCACATTATGCAGAACGGAGACCGTCTGGTTCTTCCGAAATAA
- a CDS encoding polyprenyl synthetase family protein, giving the protein MELSEYLKSVAVKVDQEADEYSKATDTTLQKASAHLLLGGGKRLRPAMVLLAADAVRKGSSADIFSAALALEWTHTFTLVHDDIMDGDSLRRGRPTVHVVWDEPTAILAGDVLYAKAFEHLCSVKNASPESKVAAVQMLSHACYEICEGQQEDVSFETRDDVSAAEYLEMVRKKTGVLYAAAAGIGAALAGGDMKQISAFYTLGLNTGIAFQIQDDIIDLMTPPAVSGKDQASDLRENKQTLLAITAREMGVDLSKYHKDHLSPEEIAEAIALLEESGVLGKVRGISEKLIADSKAGLASVVPESEERDLIFEMVDFFITRGY; this is encoded by the coding sequence ATGGAGTTATCCGAGTATCTGAAATCCGTTGCCGTAAAAGTTGATCAGGAGGCGGATGAGTACAGCAAAGCGACCGACACGACGCTGCAGAAGGCGTCCGCACATCTGCTGCTCGGCGGGGGAAAACGTCTCCGCCCTGCAATGGTTCTGCTTGCAGCAGACGCAGTCCGCAAAGGATCTTCGGCGGATATTTTTTCCGCGGCTCTTGCGCTTGAGTGGACACATACGTTCACGCTGGTGCATGATGATATCATGGACGGCGATTCGCTGCGCCGCGGAAGGCCGACGGTGCATGTGGTGTGGGACGAGCCTACGGCTATTCTTGCAGGCGATGTGCTGTATGCAAAGGCGTTTGAACATCTGTGTTCGGTGAAGAATGCAAGTCCCGAGTCGAAGGTTGCGGCGGTGCAGATGCTGTCGCATGCCTGCTATGAGATCTGTGAGGGTCAGCAGGAGGATGTGTCCTTTGAGACGCGGGATGATGTTTCTGCGGCTGAGTACCTGGAGATGGTCCGGAAGAAGACGGGTGTTCTGTATGCGGCGGCTGCCGGTATCGGTGCTGCTCTTGCGGGAGGCGACATGAAGCAGATCTCTGCGTTTTATACGCTTGGTCTGAACACAGGAATTGCGTTCCAGATTCAGGATGATATCATTGATCTGATGACGCCGCCCGCGGTCTCAGGAAAGGATCAGGCATCCGATCTCCGCGAGAACAAGCAGACGCTTCTTGCAATCACGGCCCGCGAGATGGGTGTGGACTTGTCGAAGTATCATAAGGATCACCTTTCCCCGGAGGAGATCGCAGAAGCAATTGCGCTTCTTGAGGAGTCGGGTGTTCTCGGGAAGGTCCGCGGTATCTCAGAAAAACTCATCGCTGACTCAAAGGCAGGCCTTGCAAGCGTGGTGCCGGAGTCGGAGGAGCGGGATCTGATCTTTGAGATGGTGGACTTCTTCATTACGAGAGGATACTAA
- a CDS encoding HD domain-containing protein, whose translation MNPADVSSVVRDYVRSVSLGESTGHDWWHVVRVTGLAATIREAEGGDPLRVELTALLHDVFDEKFYDGDAGTALSGLVDQLGIRAVFPDEVWDGIIFDILHLGFAGGFDQMPLSPEGQIVQDADRLDAIGAIGIARAFAYGGAKGRELYNPEEGIVPVATAAEYRTGSRHTVNHFYEKLLLLQDRMNTKTARRIAERRHRFMEEFLAEFFAEWEGA comes from the coding sequence ATGAATCCGGCAGATGTTTCCTCCGTCGTTCGGGACTATGTCCGTTCGGTCTCGCTCGGCGAGTCAACCGGTCATGACTGGTGGCATGTGGTTCGCGTTACAGGCCTTGCCGCAACTATCCGCGAAGCAGAAGGCGGAGATCCTCTGCGGGTCGAGCTGACTGCTCTGCTGCATGATGTTTTCGATGAAAAGTTCTACGACGGTGATGCCGGGACGGCGTTGTCCGGTCTTGTCGATCAGCTTGGTATTCGTGCGGTGTTTCCGGATGAGGTCTGGGACGGCATCATCTTTGACATTCTGCATCTCGGATTTGCGGGAGGGTTTGATCAGATGCCCCTGTCACCGGAGGGACAGATTGTGCAGGATGCCGACCGGCTTGATGCGATCGGGGCGATCGGTATTGCACGGGCATTTGCCTACGGCGGGGCGAAAGGCCGCGAGCTGTATAACCCTGAGGAGGGAATTGTGCCGGTTGCGACTGCCGCGGAGTACCGCACCGGCAGCCGTCATACCGTCAATCACTTTTATGAAAAACTGCTGCTTCTGCAAGACCGGATGAACACAAAAACGGCACGGAGGATTGCAGAACGGCGGCACCGGTTTATGGAAGAGTTTCTCGCCGAATTTTTTGCGGAGTGGGAAGGAGCGTAA
- a CDS encoding glutamate--tRNA ligase produces MSDTNIRDDIYLFALQNAVKHKSVPKAGAILGSVMGAHPELRPKAKEINAMLPEILAEVEAMSVEEREAKLTALSPEMIEKMHEKKERVHELPDLPEAEGGVVMRFAPNPSGPLHLGHARASVLNDYYVKKYGGKFYYRVEDTDPKRVDPEAYDMVTEDLRWLGIGITDVIYQSDRFPIYYDLARELITLGGAYMCTCDNDEFREKKLKKQPCPCRSLSVEENLRRFDDMLAGKYPEGAITMRVKTDIAHPDPAVRDFAAMRVLTSTRHPRRPDIFVYPLMNFSVAIDDHLLGMTHVIRGKDHIANTRRQEYIYQYFGWKMPHFYHYGRMSIAGLELSTSGMRKGINEGLYTGWDDIHLGTLRALARRGIQPEAVRAAVVDIGMGDTDISFSWENLFAQNKAIIDADADRYFFVPDVVTVAVADAPAMEAHAPIYPNQPERGVRVLAFTGSVLLPRSEIETGRMLRLKDLFNIRITGEGRAEYAGNSLAEARTAKAPIVQWLPAGEGIPCSLLTPEGTSEGYCEAAVQKYDQKIVQFERVGFARIDSVKDGQVTAYFTHR; encoded by the coding sequence ATGTCCGATACAAATATTCGTGATGATATCTATCTTTTCGCACTGCAAAACGCAGTAAAGCACAAGTCCGTCCCCAAGGCAGGGGCCATTCTCGGTTCGGTCATGGGCGCACATCCGGAGCTTCGTCCGAAAGCAAAAGAGATCAACGCCATGCTGCCTGAGATCCTCGCAGAAGTGGAAGCAATGTCCGTTGAGGAGCGGGAAGCAAAACTCACCGCACTCTCACCCGAAATGATCGAGAAGATGCATGAGAAGAAGGAACGCGTGCACGAACTCCCCGACCTTCCGGAAGCAGAAGGCGGTGTTGTTATGCGGTTTGCGCCAAATCCGTCCGGCCCCCTGCACCTCGGACACGCCCGCGCATCGGTCTTAAACGACTACTATGTCAAAAAATACGGTGGCAAGTTCTACTACCGTGTCGAAGACACCGACCCGAAACGGGTTGATCCGGAAGCCTACGACATGGTCACAGAAGACCTCAGATGGCTCGGTATCGGCATCACCGATGTGATCTATCAGTCCGACCGGTTCCCGATATACTACGACCTCGCCCGCGAACTGATCACGCTTGGCGGCGCATACATGTGTACCTGCGACAACGACGAGTTCCGCGAGAAAAAACTGAAAAAACAGCCGTGTCCCTGCCGCAGCCTCAGTGTTGAGGAGAACCTGCGCCGCTTCGACGACATGCTCGCCGGAAAATATCCGGAAGGCGCAATCACCATGCGGGTCAAGACCGACATCGCCCATCCCGACCCCGCAGTCCGCGACTTCGCCGCCATGCGGGTACTCACCTCCACCAGACATCCCCGCCGCCCGGACATCTTCGTCTATCCGCTGATGAACTTCTCCGTCGCCATCGATGATCACCTGCTCGGCATGACGCACGTCATCCGCGGCAAAGACCACATTGCCAACACCCGCCGTCAGGAGTACATCTACCAGTATTTCGGCTGGAAGATGCCGCACTTCTACCATTACGGCAGAATGTCCATCGCAGGTCTCGAACTCTCCACATCCGGCATGCGTAAAGGAATCAATGAAGGACTCTACACCGGCTGGGATGACATCCACCTCGGAACCCTCCGTGCGCTTGCCCGCCGCGGCATTCAGCCGGAAGCGGTGCGGGCTGCGGTTGTTGACATCGGTATGGGCGACACCGATATCTCGTTTTCGTGGGAGAACCTGTTTGCCCAGAACAAGGCAATCATCGACGCCGACGCCGACCGTTACTTCTTTGTCCCGGACGTTGTCACGGTTGCGGTTGCGGACGCTCCGGCAATGGAAGCACACGCACCCATCTACCCGAACCAGCCGGAACGGGGCGTTCGTGTACTCGCGTTTACGGGCAGTGTTCTTCTGCCGAGATCAGAGATTGAGACCGGCAGAATGCTCCGCTTAAAAGATCTCTTTAACATCAGAATCACCGGAGAAGGCCGCGCCGAGTACGCCGGCAACTCCCTTGCCGAGGCACGCACCGCAAAAGCGCCGATTGTCCAGTGGCTTCCGGCGGGCGAGGGTATTCCCTGTTCGCTTCTGACCCCGGAGGGGACAAGCGAAGGGTACTGTGAGGCTGCCGTGCAGAAGTACGATCAGAAGATCGTACAGTTTGAGCGTGTGGGTTTTGCCAGAATCGATTCAGTGAAGGACGGGCAGGTCACTGCCTACTTCACCCACCGCTGA
- a CDS encoding DUF5714 domain-containing protein translates to MEIIHPAKVMECDICGRKFTDVIQCAAGHYICESCGENPGLAIIRSVCTRTKSKDPIEIVISMMDSPAILMHEENHHFAVAASLAAAYKNCGGNINLREVLGEIIRRASYLPKDVCVETGSCGAGVSAGIFYSVLAGTKVLSVDEWGEGNRLVAQALMEIGKIGGPRCCKRSTFTAIKVAAEHAEEYFGVKMDLPEIIHCKYAKLNRECLGTRCPYFSV, encoded by the coding sequence ATGGAAATAATCCATCCTGCAAAAGTGATGGAATGCGATATCTGCGGAAGAAAATTTACCGACGTTATCCAGTGCGCTGCTGGACATTATATCTGCGAAAGCTGTGGTGAAAACCCTGGTCTGGCGATAATTCGTTCGGTGTGTACGCGGACCAAATCAAAAGACCCCATTGAAATTGTAATCAGTATGATGGACAGTCCGGCAATCCTCATGCATGAGGAGAACCATCACTTTGCGGTTGCCGCATCCCTTGCTGCCGCCTACAAAAACTGCGGCGGCAACATTAATCTCAGGGAAGTGCTGGGAGAAATTATCAGACGCGCGAGTTATCTTCCCAAAGATGTCTGCGTAGAAACCGGATCCTGCGGGGCAGGGGTAAGTGCGGGAATCTTTTACTCCGTTCTTGCCGGAACAAAAGTCCTGAGTGTTGATGAGTGGGGAGAAGGAAACCGGCTGGTTGCCCAGGCTCTCATGGAAATCGGCAAAATCGGGGGACCACGATGCTGTAAACGCAGTACCTTTACTGCAATTAAGGTTGCCGCAGAACATGCGGAAGAGTACTTCGGCGTAAAAATGGATCTGCCGGAGATTATCCACTGCAAATATGCAAAACTGAACAGAGAATGTCTGGGAACACGCTGTCCCTACTTCTCCGTATAA
- a CDS encoding DUF5714 domain-containing protein — protein MTEEKRPNTCLICGFPMITKNTPERMECAICRKTFTDTTACVNGHYVCSDCWNHPGAAVIRSICTSTKSKNPVSLAVMMMNSPAVYMHGADHHAIIAAALLAAYKNCGGEVDLNTAIDEAIRRGSAVPYGICATAGTSGGAVSAGIFYSIVAKTEPLSIKEWGEGNLLVSECLHKIGQAGGPRCCKRCTFFSLETAAAFITEHFGIQLEMPEKIRCGYVERNTDCNKERCPYFASITDY, from the coding sequence ATGACTGAAGAAAAAAGACCCAACACCTGCCTGATCTGCGGCTTTCCGATGATCACAAAGAATACTCCGGAAAGAATGGAGTGTGCAATCTGCCGGAAGACCTTCACCGACACAACCGCCTGCGTCAACGGGCACTACGTCTGCAGTGACTGCTGGAACCACCCCGGCGCCGCAGTAATCCGCAGCATCTGTACCAGCACCAAATCAAAAAATCCGGTTTCACTTGCCGTGATGATGATGAACAGTCCGGCGGTCTATATGCACGGAGCAGACCATCACGCAATCATTGCTGCAGCTCTTCTTGCAGCCTATAAGAACTGCGGGGGCGAGGTGGATCTCAACACCGCAATTGATGAGGCAATCAGACGCGGATCAGCCGTACCGTACGGAATATGTGCCACCGCAGGAACCAGCGGCGGAGCGGTGAGTGCCGGAATCTTCTACTCGATCGTTGCAAAAACCGAACCGCTGAGCATAAAAGAGTGGGGAGAAGGAAATCTTCTTGTCTCGGAATGTCTGCATAAAATAGGCCAGGCCGGAGGGCCGAGGTGCTGCAAACGCTGTACGTTCTTTTCCCTTGAAACCGCAGCAGCATTCATCACCGAACATTTCGGCATACAGCTTGAAATGCCGGAAAAGATACGGTGCGGATACGTGGAGCGCAATACCGACTGTAACAAAGAGCGTTGCCCCTATTTCGCAAGCATTACAGATTATTAA
- a CDS encoding deoxyhypusine synthase, protein MLNNPTNPMYPAAEIDQLLERMSQTGFQGRKLGESYHIWKEMIETPGVKIILGLSGAMIPAGMQECLIQLVEHRYVDAIVSTGANIFHDICEHLGVRHYKGTHLTNDEELYQNGIDRIYDVFAVEKEFQNVEHYIGDFGASLGDARLSSRAFLRLLGEKIAAERPEGRSLLAVCVKHNVPVHVPALADSAIGIGLVTAYRNGAKLVIDQIADASELAAFVEDAEKTGVIYLGGGTPKNFIQQTEVIPPQKMEKYIGGHSYAIQYTTDAPHWGGLSGCTFEEAVSWGKELPDAKKLQCFCDVTIALPLIVSGLIAADVVRKHD, encoded by the coding sequence ATGCTGAATAACCCCACAAATCCCATGTATCCGGCAGCAGAAATTGACCAGCTGCTGGAGCGGATGAGCCAGACCGGATTTCAGGGAAGAAAACTTGGTGAAAGCTATCATATCTGGAAAGAAATGATCGAAACCCCCGGAGTAAAAATCATTCTTGGTCTCTCCGGTGCGATGATCCCCGCAGGCATGCAGGAATGCCTCATTCAGCTTGTAGAACACCGGTATGTGGATGCCATCGTCTCGACCGGTGCAAACATCTTCCATGACATCTGCGAACACCTCGGAGTCCGGCACTACAAAGGAACTCATCTCACCAACGACGAGGAACTCTACCAAAACGGAATCGACAGAATCTACGACGTATTCGCCGTCGAAAAGGAGTTTCAGAACGTTGAACACTACATCGGTGACTTCGGTGCATCCCTCGGGGACGCACGGCTGAGCAGCCGCGCATTCCTCAGGCTCCTCGGAGAAAAGATTGCAGCCGAACGGCCCGAAGGCAGAAGCCTCCTTGCCGTCTGTGTGAAGCACAATGTGCCGGTCCATGTCCCGGCCCTTGCAGACTCTGCAATCGGTATCGGCCTGGTCACCGCATACCGGAACGGTGCAAAACTCGTCATCGATCAGATCGCTGACGCAAGCGAACTTGCCGCGTTCGTCGAAGATGCGGAGAAGACCGGCGTCATCTATCTGGGAGGGGGAACGCCCAAGAACTTTATTCAACAGACTGAAGTAATACCTCCACAGAAAATGGAAAAGTATATCGGTGGTCACTCCTATGCAATTCAGTACACAACTGACGCGCCGCACTGGGGCGGATTGTCTGGCTGCACCTTTGAAGAAGCAGTTAGCTGGGGAAAGGAATTACCCGACGCAAAAAAACTGCAATGCTTCTGTGATGTAACCATCGCACTGCCGCTTATCGTCTCAGGACTGATTGCAGCAGATGTGGTGAGAAAACATGACTGA
- a CDS encoding CBS domain-containing protein, producing MNQKLTVKDVMSKPVSIAKSALIPEALDKMLAEGVDPIVVTNDRVVVGTASRRSIAEKMGSKKTGNIPASQIRVASVTREDFTSVYQDQDVDLLVPLLQRYKIVVVWDEEHRLIGQVTTGDLLKVAKPEGSIDTMVEIAPRISPDDRVVQLHRRMVGDGATRFIVMEGNKAVGIVTETDIAKILVKLKSEIDKHFENALRNVTAADIMSSPLITTPANTPVAKVVDLMLTKNISTIPIADGEKVIGLATRKSLVDAL from the coding sequence ATGAACCAGAAGTTAACCGTAAAGGATGTAATGTCCAAGCCCGTGTCAATCGCCAAATCAGCATTAATTCCTGAGGCCCTTGACAAGATGCTTGCCGAAGGAGTGGACCCCATCGTTGTGACAAACGACCGGGTGGTCGTCGGTACCGCATCCCGCCGCAGCATTGCGGAGAAGATGGGAAGCAAAAAGACCGGCAACATTCCGGCATCACAGATTCGTGTTGCAAGCGTGACCCGCGAGGACTTCACCTCGGTTTACCAGGATCAGGACGTGGATTTGTTAGTCCCGCTGCTCCAGAGATACAAAATTGTTGTTGTCTGGGATGAAGAGCACCGGTTAATCGGACAGGTGACGACCGGTGATCTTCTCAAAGTTGCAAAGCCCGAAGGATCCATCGATACGATGGTAGAGATTGCCCCAAGAATCTCTCCGGATGACCGTGTTGTCCAGCTGCACCGCCGCATGGTCGGTGACGGGGCAACGAGATTCATCGTTATGGAGGGAAACAAAGCCGTCGGTATCGTAACCGAAACGGATATTGCAAAGATCCTTGTCAAACTCAAGAGCGAGATAGACAAGCACTTTGAAAACGCACTGCGCAACGTGACGGCGGCAGACATCATGTCAAGCCCGCTGATTACGACGCCGGCAAACACACCAGTAGCAAAGGTGGTGGATCTCATGCTTACAAAGAACATCAGTACCATCCCCATTGCAGACGGTGAGAAGGTCATCGGCCTTGCCACCCGCAAATCACTGGTTGACGCGCTCTGA